The Mytilus trossulus isolate FHL-02 chromosome 3, PNRI_Mtr1.1.1.hap1, whole genome shotgun sequence genome contains a region encoding:
- the LOC134710977 gene encoding uncharacterized protein LOC134710977, protein MELEDYSKHFGFLKHHFRDQCQIRQKEAEIVAIESAVHELIHKILQLVEEECSWFKISRILPSGSFYEGTKIGNLDEFDYMIVLQALSQDDIELQDGCSPWYKRIKLTDKSNYFERYCSAVAGSGHPLTVIAIICLIQGSSSQNFGKLSGIPESAYEDEDCRVIVPVHRMDIGIDLMMAIEHPCLESVAKCEGFPSEYKELLMKLGCHIVIKSCHIQHFPEPACYFISFASLELEMMKNLDKHHKKCYKILKSLLTSELNFSGKCMHLSSYVLKTAFLFHVYGENGCTYSRLNAKCIFEVLNYLSSCFYNLRMPCFFARDMNTWGHILEFPVIRGTAFDYIDLFKSKIIAFSFLWMKLWYKIVHFVKTTISEYNNENIDEWYTITDKCGYMKTTIYYILEKYTDWTNSEVLKGVGIMTNEELNGKNLASCSDEQFSYFVEDLQKVYNIKLDFLL, encoded by the exons atgGAACTTGAAG attACTCAAAACATTTTGGATTTCTTAAACATCACTTTCGAGATCAATGTCAAATAAGACAAAAGGAAGCCGAAATTGTAGCCATTGAATCAGCCGTCCATGAATTAATTCACAAAATATTGCAATTAGTCGAAGAAGAATGTTCTTGGTTTAAAATATCTAGAATATTGCCTTCAGGAAGCTTTTATGAAGGAACTAAAATAGGAAACTTAGACGAATTCGACTATATGATCGTTTTGCAAGCTCTTTCACAGGATGATATTGAACTTCAAGATGGATGTAGTCCTTggtataaaagaataaaattaacaGATAAAAGTAACTATTTCGAGAGATATTGTAGTGCTGTTGCTGGTTCCGGACACCCCCTTACAGTTATCGCTATCATTTGTCTAATCCAAGGTTCATCATCTCAGAATTTTGGAAAACT GTCAGGAATTCCTGAATCAGCTTACGAAGACGAAGACTGTAGGGTGATTGTTCCAGTACATAGAATGGATATCGGAATTGATCTAATGATGGCAATAGAACATCCATGTCTGGAGTCAGTAGCAAAATGTGAAGGTTTTCCATCGGAGTATAAAGAACTTTTGATGAAGCTTGGTTGTCATATTGTTATCAAATCCTGTCACATTCAACACTTTCCAGAGCCAGCATgttactttatttcatttgcatCACTAGAGCTTGAAATGATGAAAAACCTTGACAAACATCACAAAAAATGCTACAAGATTTTAAAATCGCTTTTAACTAGTGAATTGAATTTCAGCGGGAAATGCATGCATTTATCATCTTATGTTCTTAAAACGGCTTTCTTGTTTCATGTTTATGGGGAAAACGGATGCACTTATTCCAGGTTAAATGCAAAATGCATTTTTGAAGTTCTAAACTATCTGTCTTCCTGTTTTTATAACCTAAGAATGCCATGTTTCTTCGCCAGAGACATGAATACTTGGGGTCATATCCTTGAATTTCCAGTCATTAGGGGGACAGCATTTGattatattgatttatttaaatctaaaataattGCATTTTCTTTCTTGTGGATGAAATTGTGGTATAAAATTGTCCATTTTGTCAAGACCACAATATCAGAGTACAATAATGAAAACATCGATGAATGGTACACAATTACTGATAAATGTGGCTACATGAAGACCACCATATATTATATCCTGGAAAAATATACAGATTGGACAAACTCTGAAGTGCTAAAGGGTGTAGGTATAATGACCAACGAGGAGCTTAACGGTAAAAACTTAGCCTCCTGCTCCGATGAACAGTTTTCATACTTCGTTGAGGATTTACAGAAAGTGTATAACATTAAATTAGATTTTCTTTTgtga